Genomic window (Candidatus Eisenbacteria bacterium):
GGGCCATCGGCATCTCCCGCAGTTGGTCAGCGCACTCGCCCGCGCCCTGAACATCAAGCAGCAGTCCAAGCGGCTGGAAGAGGCCGCGTGATCACACGATGGAGCCGTGGAGAATTCCAACTAAGAATGGGCTTGCTTCCGGCAACCTCCGCCGCAAGATAAGGTGCTGGAAACAGCCCTGAACACTCCGTTCCTGAAGCCAGCACACGGGACCTAGTACTTGACCTGCTTGTTCCAGTACATGATCGCAGGCTGTAGCCCGGCACCCGCCTTGATTCCGCTGATGAGACGTCCTGCCTCCTCAAGACGGTCCTTGGCGAACGTCCCTAGAGTCCGGTGAGCGCGGTGTCGGATCGGATTCCACTTCTCATGAACCCTGGTCGTTCGCAGCTCTTCGAGACCCTCCCTGAGCTTGACGTTTGGGAGAGCTGCAAGCTTCTGCTTGGGGAACTTGCCTCCGACCATCGAATCGAGACGCGCAAGGAACACGCGTACCTCGGCACTCGAATGAAACGGCGCCTCTAGAAAGGCGTAGATCGCCGCAAGCCGAAGCCTCTTGAATGGGTATCTTGCTATCGCAGTGTCGAGTTCTCGGATTAGCTCGTTAGCGACCTGGGGGTCTGTGATCTCACCGCGAGCCCATGGCTCCAACACGAGCACGGCTTGCATTGCACATGGCAAGAAGTGCTCCACCGCTTGCGCAGCGCCCGTGATCGCGTCCGCATGCTGCTTCTCTCGGAGCTTGACCGCCGCCTGCTCGAGTATCTTGTCGTAGCTTTCATTCACCCAGTCCCCGCTGATCCAAAAGGCCTGGCCGCAGTGCTCGCAGGGCACCGACCTTCCGCAGATGGGCTGGATGGTCTTCAGGTCGTCCAGTCGATTGTAGACATTCCGCCCGCCGCAATTCTCACAGTTGGCTTCGACGGTCTCATGAGTGGCTCTGGTGATCTTCACTCCCCGGCCCTTTCCATAGATAGACCGCTGGACGCGCTCAACTAGCCATTGGACCACTCCCCATAGCTCCACTTGCCATCCTCGCATCGCGCGCCACTGGCCCTGCCCCGCTTTCGCAGACGACTTGCCCATGCTATCTACGTCGCCCAGGCCTTCTCGAATGCCGCCGGACTAACCGACCGATCACCGATGCCTCGACGTTCATGTCACCTCAGCGGAACCCACCGTGCGGTAGTCCATTCCCATTCGCTGGCTAGTGCTCACCCGGTCCCTCGCCCCGTCCCCTCCCCACCGCCGGAGCATCCGGCCAGACTCTGAACGACGTGCTGAACTTCTGCGGGCCCCTTTCTAGCAGATTCCGCCTCGGAGAACTCCCGAGCCGGTCAACAACCTCTATGACTCGCCCGCGGCTACAATCCTAGCCGGGATGGGCACAATGCTCGAATATGCGCGCCGCCAAAATGGCTTCGGATGCTCGGCAAATGTCCTGCCGACTGTGCCTATCATCTGCTCGTGTTCTCGCATCCACACGTCATCGCCTCTAAGTTGAGGAAACACGCTAGGAGCCAGAAACAGAAATCCCCACATGAAGTACATGGTCATGTTGAGAGTCCCAGTAAAACGAGCCTCGTCGAATTCACGCCCGAGCGCAATGCCCTCCGCACGTCTCCTGTAGAGCCTCTCAAGGTCACCGACGACATCAACTATGTGCGAGTGCGAGTGAGCCGATAGAAGGCGGTAGACGCTGCGGTACAGGTTCAGGCCGGCCTCCCGATCGGCCGCTTGCATGTTTAGGCCTGGGCTCATCCCATGTGACAATTCGCCGGGTCGTTCAGCAATCAGGATCACACGAACGAGCGACTCGTACGTCGTGCGAAGGACCGCGTAGCATTCCGTGTAGGCAGACTTGAAAGCGAGATCAGCCGCGGAGAATGCCGCAGAGAGGCCGCGCACGTAGAACAGGAGAATGACCTTCCGAAACTGCGGGTAAGCGCCCCACGGCTTGCCATCGAACCACGCCATCGTCTTCCAGTAGAAGCCGAATAGGTCTTCGAATGCGAGCGAGAGCCTCCCATATTCTCCGTCGACTCGCAGCATCATTGCGCTTGCAGCTTCGAAGTACTGCAAGTAGATCTCCGAGTGTTCCTCGTTCTTGTCTCCAAGAGTCACATCGCCTCCCACGAACACTCCAGCAACCAACGTCACGGGTGTCGCCGGTCTCAAGCTCGGCGACCACGAGCATCAGCAGGCGGCGCCACGCGGATCTCAGGCGACCAAGGAGCCCTCTGATCAACTCACGGACCTCAGTTGAACCGCTCCGGGTTCTCCGGAGAGCTCTTTGCGTGAAGACCGCCAGTTCGGCTGTGGGCGCCTGACGATCGTAGAAAGACCCGACCCCACATTTCAGGACTTCAGCACGGGTTGGCGTCATCCGCGCCAGGCTCGCAGAACGGAAGCTCCATCCGCTGCGTTGGCTACTGGCGAGCAAGAATATCGTCCACCGAGCGCGCCACAATGTACTGCGCTGGGGTCTCGCGCACCTCCAGGGCCTTGAAATGCGCTTTGCCACACGTGATCTTCGCCCCTTCTTTGCCCCGCAGATCCTCGAAGAAGAGAGTGCTCTTCGTCTCAACCACCAAGTACAGCCGTACCTCATCGTCCTTCTGGACGAGCACCGCCCAGTCGGGGTTGTAGGGGCCCAGAGGGGTGGGAACAGTGAACCACCCCGGCAGCTTGGCGTAGACTTTGATCGCCTCGTTCTTCTCGAGGCCATCGGCGAACTCCGCTTCCGTGCCCGAGTCGTAGACCACCTGCTCGTAAACGGACTTGCGGACGTCCGTGAGCATGTTCCTGAGGTAGCCAGTCAGCTCCTCCTGCTCAAAGAGCTCCTGGGCATAGTAATACTCCTCGCCGAGGCGCTGGTACTTGATGCCGTCCACAATGGCAAGGCGCTTGCGGCGGCAAATGGCCTCGGCGGCCAGTTCGATGAAGGCCTGCGGATTGCGCTTGAAGTCGTCGAGCCGACCACTGCCCGTCAGCACGCGGTGAATCGTGCGGCGAGTAAGCTGCGTGCGGTCCTGGAGCTGGGTTAGCAGGTCCGGCAGCTCGATGTCGGTTTCGTCGAGCAACACGGTCTGTGCTCCCTCTCGCTCGGCCGCCTCCACCCCAGCCTTGCCTATCGCTAGGTCAGCCTTGCGCCACTGAAGACGCGTTTTCGGAATTGGGGGCGCATCGCGCATCGCGCTAACGCAACTCTCGATGAGCTTCTCGTTGTCGAAATCCACCCGATATGTGGTTTTGTGCTTGATTCGATCCCAGAGCGCTTTGAACTCAGGGCTGTGGAGGATCACCTGACGTGGGCGCACCTGCCGGCGCTCGTCAGCGTTCTTGATCTCAAGGCGGCCAGCGAGCTTGCGGAGTATCTGGTTGATTTGGAATGCCTGGGCTTCTAGCGCCCCCGGGAGCTTCACTTCGTCGCTCTTGAGGGCACTCCGCAGGGCGTCCTGCACCCTACCCCTCGCATCAATGTAACCCTGTGCCTTCAGGTGATCCCATAGCTCCTTCGACGGCTCGACGCCTAGCGGCGACGTGCTGCCATCTTCGGCCGTCACCGTGACGATGGCAAACTGATGCGGCTCGACGATGCCGAATCGAATGCCGGTCTCCTCCTCGATCTCCTTCTGCAGGTTTTCAGCGAACTGTTCGTAGCTCTCCGTCGCCACCACCGTGAGGGTGTTGACCTCGAACCCACGCAGCCGCTGGCCTTCCTGGTTGACGCACAATCGCAGCCCGCGGCCGATGGTCTGGCGCCGTTCGCGCTCTGTCCGCACGTTTCGCAGGGAACAGATCTGGAAGACGTTGGGGCTATCCCAGCCTTCCCTTAGCGCCGAGTGGGAAAAGATGAACTTGAGAGGCGTCTCGAAGGACAGAAGTTTCTCCTTGTCCTTCATGATCAGGTTGTATGCCTGCTCCGCAGCCTCGCGCCCAGCCTGGTTTCCTTCCTCTGTGTCAACGACTCGCTTCGACCTCTTGTCCACCGAGAAGTACCCGTCGTGGACCTCCTCGGCGGCGCGGCTCAGGTCTACCTCCGCAAAGAGCGTCCGGTAATCTGGGTGGTTCGCCAGCCGCCGATACTCCTCCTCGAAAAGCCGGGCGTACTCACCCTTCACGGGGTTGCCGTCGCCGTCGTATTGCCGGTAGCGGGCCACCTCGTCGATGAAGAAGAGCGACAGCACCTTAATGCCCTGCGGCCGCAGCCGCTTCTCCTTGTCGAGGTGCTCCTTGATCGTCCGTCGGATCATTTCGCGCTGCACGGCGAGCGGGTCTACGTCGCCCCAAGCCTGCCCGGGGCGCAAGAATTGCTCCCCACCAGGCACACGCAGTTCCATGAACTCGTCGCCCTTGGCGACGCGGATCTCCCCGAC
Coding sequences:
- a CDS encoding DEAD/DEAH box helicase family protein, giving the protein MKLHFEPNLDYQHQAIEAVCELFRGQEVCRTEFTVTRDPADAQTRLGFAQNDLGIGNRLTLLDDELLESLKDIQVRNGLAPAEALVSGDFTVEMETGTGKTYVYLRTIFELNRRFGFTKFVIVVPSIAIKEGVYKSLQITEDHFKGLYAGVPYDYFLYDSAKLGQVRNFATSAQIQVMVVTVGAINKKDVNNLYKDSEKTGGEKPIELIKATRPIVIVDEPQSVDGGLSGAGKQALDAMNPLCTLRYSATHVDKHHMVYRLDAVDAYERRLVKQIEVAAATVEDAHNRSYVRLISVSNRRGSIGAMVELDVQTATGAQRRQVTVQDGDDLEQTTKRAVYADCRVGEIRVAKGDEFMELRVPGGEQFLRPGQAWGDVDPLAVQREMIRRTIKEHLDKEKRLRPQGIKVLSLFFIDEVARYRQYDGDGNPVKGEYARLFEEEYRRLANHPDYRTLFAEVDLSRAAEEVHDGYFSVDKRSKRVVDTEEGNQAGREAAEQAYNLIMKDKEKLLSFETPLKFIFSHSALREGWDSPNVFQICSLRNVRTERERRQTIGRGLRLCVNQEGQRLRGFEVNTLTVVATESYEQFAENLQKEIEEETGIRFGIVEPHQFAIVTVTAEDGSTSPLGVEPSKELWDHLKAQGYIDARGRVQDALRSALKSDEVKLPGALEAQAFQINQILRKLAGRLEIKNADERRQVRPRQVILHSPEFKALWDRIKHKTTYRVDFDNEKLIESCVSAMRDAPPIPKTRLQWRKADLAIGKAGVEAAEREGAQTVLLDETDIELPDLLTQLQDRTQLTRRTIHRVLTGSGRLDDFKRNPQAFIELAAEAICRRKRLAIVDGIKYQRLGEEYYYAQELFEQEELTGYLRNMLTDVRKSVYEQVVYDSGTEAEFADGLEKNEAIKVYAKLPGWFTVPTPLGPYNPDWAVLVQKDDEVRLYLVVETKSTLFFEDLRGKEGAKITCGKAHFKALEVRETPAQYIVARSVDDILARQ